In Nitrosarchaeum sp., the following proteins share a genomic window:
- the serB gene encoding phosphoserine phosphatase SerB, with amino-acid sequence MLAIFDVEGVLYDAEYLPILAEKLHKEDEIWEITKKGIQGVINWEDGLRTRVEALKGLDYETCKEIADALPIMTGAKEACRVLKAAGWKLLAVSGGFTIMTDRLKKELDLDYVYSNELVFKDGKLDGLVLHVDSDKSKSAKIKIAEWNEKKEDIICVVDGANDVKLFDISGLGIAYRAQDVVKDLATTTLEEKDLSKILDIINKHYHLTLETQTPA; translated from the coding sequence TTGCTGGCAATTTTTGATGTTGAAGGAGTTCTATATGATGCAGAATATCTTCCAATTCTTGCAGAAAAACTCCATAAAGAAGATGAAATTTGGGAAATTACAAAAAAAGGCATACAAGGTGTGATAAATTGGGAAGACGGTCTTAGAACAAGAGTTGAAGCATTAAAGGGACTAGATTATGAGACATGTAAAGAAATTGCAGATGCATTACCAATAATGACTGGCGCAAAAGAGGCGTGTAGAGTTCTAAAAGCTGCAGGATGGAAACTATTAGCTGTTTCTGGTGGATTTACAATAATGACTGACAGATTAAAAAAAGAATTAGACTTGGACTATGTCTATTCAAATGAATTGGTATTCAAAGATGGTAAACTAGATGGACTTGTATTACATGTAGATTCTGATAAATCAAAATCCGCAAAAATAAAAATTGCAGAATGGAATGAAAAAAAAGAAGATATCATATGTGTTGTAGACGGTGCAAACGATGTCAAGTTATTTGATATATCTGGTCTAGGAATTGCATATAGAGCTCAGGATGTTGTAAAGGATTTGGCAACTACCACATTAGAAGAAAAAGATCTTTCAAAAATCCTTGATATTATAAATAAACATTATCATCTGACACTTGAAACTCAAACTCCTGCATAA
- the cofE gene encoding coenzyme F420-0:L-glutamate ligase, giving the protein MQIIPIHIEKEIEPDEDLSELIINSQEIHDGDVLVIAQKIISKQEGRIVELSSVVPSLLAEGISSEYEKDPKLIQLILNESKQIIRMDRGIIIVETNNGFICANAGIDESNVPNGYATLLPLNSDLSADSIRNEILKKTNKTISVIISDTFGRPFRMGQTNCAIGISGMNPILDYAGTKDSFNKTLRVTAIAIADELCSAAELVMKKTTNCPAVIIRGYDFKNESSSIKCLVRPEKEDLFR; this is encoded by the coding sequence TTGCAAATCATTCCTATACACATAGAAAAAGAAATTGAACCTGATGAGGATTTATCTGAACTAATAATAAATTCACAGGAAATACATGATGGCGATGTTTTAGTTATTGCTCAAAAAATAATCTCTAAACAAGAAGGTCGTATAGTTGAACTCTCATCTGTAGTTCCTTCATTATTAGCTGAAGGTATTAGCTCCGAATACGAAAAAGATCCAAAGCTCATACAATTAATTCTAAATGAATCAAAACAAATTATACGAATGGATCGTGGAATAATCATAGTTGAAACAAATAATGGATTTATTTGTGCAAATGCCGGTATAGATGAAAGTAATGTTCCAAATGGATATGCAACTCTACTTCCGCTTAACTCAGATCTTTCTGCAGACTCTATTCGTAATGAAATATTGAAAAAAACCAACAAAACAATTTCTGTTATAATCTCTGATACATTTGGTCGTCCATTTAGAATGGGGCAAACTAATTGCGCCATTGGTATTTCTGGTATGAATCCAATTCTTGATTATGCTGGCACTAAAGACTCTTTTAACAAAACATTACGTGTAACAGCAATTGCAATTGCTGATGAATTATGTAGTGCGGCTGAATTAGTTATGAAAAAAACAACCAATTGCCCTGCTGTAATCATACGTGGTTATGATTTCAAAAATGAATCCTCATCCATAAAATGTCTTGTTCGTCCAGAAAAAGAAGATCTATTTAGATGA
- a CDS encoding PHP domain-containing protein produces MIIKTELHCHNSFSNFHVGDKEAPYDCDISIRDQLERSFRLGLGAIFVTNHNTLDGYHQLLQYKKNHSKFQNIEVYPAEEITTDTGAHVLAYGIHNAIKPGMTLDEIIDQVKSQGGVSSAPHPFSLLDALRDDAKKCDMVEVFNSNNIDILSNAKATQFAMDNKMIQVSGSDSHVLSTLGRCVNLIDSENNLDSILHSMKHGKIEILQTGYALQNETLDHLKYKIHNSKDYLIDYISEHYPHAKWLLIFLLKIYDVNQNSHVWALFYKIALFLMKRISQKINFQNHDPGFMKDRNLTTMFKMAL; encoded by the coding sequence TTGATTATTAAAACCGAATTACATTGTCACAACTCATTCTCAAATTTTCATGTGGGGGATAAAGAAGCACCATATGATTGTGATATATCGATAAGAGATCAACTTGAACGCTCTTTTCGTTTAGGATTAGGTGCAATCTTTGTTACCAATCATAATACTTTGGATGGATACCACCAGTTATTACAATATAAAAAAAATCATTCAAAATTTCAAAATATTGAAGTTTATCCTGCAGAAGAGATCACAACTGATACTGGAGCTCATGTTCTAGCATATGGGATTCATAATGCTATAAAACCTGGAATGACTTTGGATGAGATTATTGATCAAGTAAAAAGCCAAGGTGGTGTTTCATCTGCACCACATCCATTTAGTTTACTTGATGCTCTCCGTGATGATGCTAAAAAATGTGATATGGTTGAGGTTTTCAATAGTAATAACATTGATATTCTTTCAAATGCTAAGGCCACCCAATTTGCAATGGATAATAAAATGATACAGGTATCTGGTAGCGACTCTCATGTTCTTTCAACATTAGGTCGCTGTGTGAATTTAATAGATTCTGAAAATAACCTTGATAGTATATTACACTCAATGAAACATGGTAAAATTGAAATTTTGCAAACTGGCTATGCATTACAAAATGAAACACTTGATCATCTAAAATACAAAATTCATAATTCAAAAGATTACCTGATAGATTATATCTCTGAGCATTATCCTCATGCAAAATGGCTTTTGATTTTTCTGCTAAAAATATACGATGTGAATCAAAATAGTCATGTATGGGCTTTATTTTATAAAATTGCATTATTCTTGATGAAGAGAATTTCTCAAAAAATTAATTTCCAAAATCATGATCCAGGATTTATGAAGGATCGAAATCTTACAACTATGTTTAAAATGGCACTATAG
- a CDS encoding sulfurtransferase TusA family protein has translation MSESTEKKLDATGLFCPEPVFRTKIEIERMQVGQVLTVSADDPAAEEDISRWVTRNGHELLDLKKDGNTITFQIKKVK, from the coding sequence ATGTCTGAATCAACTGAAAAAAAATTAGATGCAACTGGATTGTTTTGTCCAGAACCTGTATTTAGGACCAAAATTGAGATTGAACGAATGCAAGTAGGACAAGTGTTAACTGTATCTGCAGATGACCCTGCAGCAGAAGAAGACATATCCCGATGGGTTACAAGAAATGGTCATGAATTATTAGACTTGAAAAAAGATGGTAATACTATAACATTTCAAATTAAAAAGGTAAAATAA
- a CDS encoding cysteine synthase family protein translates to MASVTSSDILNRVGNTPLVKLDSLSNSRINYFAKLEGHNPFGSVKDRAAYWMIKDGEEKGKLTKGKSIIIEPTSGNTGIALTGIANLLGYKVEIVIPEKASNETKDIIRKLGAKVFETSDDLCPKVGAGTDQSIALATSIASSRPDTYYSPNQYANEANFMGHYVGTGPEIWKQTDGKVTHFFTGVGTGGTITGIGAYLKEKNPHIQIIGCQPQQNHLIQGWRNFEESAKPDLFLKRENIVDDWVSVDNDEAFSVVKDVLRKDKLLISPSSAAVYACMKKYPVDGEACIVGIFADDGRKFKSVYSTQNIMTETEFDDALKEAKHMSELAY, encoded by the coding sequence ATGGCATCTGTCACTAGTTCTGATATTTTAAATCGAGTAGGTAATACTCCACTAGTAAAATTAGATTCCCTTTCGAATTCAAGAATTAATTATTTTGCAAAACTTGAAGGACATAATCCATTTGGTTCTGTTAAAGATCGGGCAGCATATTGGATGATTAAAGACGGTGAAGAGAAAGGTAAACTGACGAAAGGAAAAAGTATCATAATTGAACCAACATCTGGAAACACTGGGATAGCATTAACTGGTATTGCAAATTTACTTGGTTACAAAGTTGAAATTGTAATTCCTGAAAAAGCCAGTAATGAAACTAAAGATATAATTCGTAAGTTGGGTGCTAAAGTTTTTGAAACTAGTGATGATCTTTGTCCTAAAGTAGGAGCTGGAACTGATCAAAGTATAGCACTGGCAACATCCATAGCCTCATCTAGACCTGACACATATTATTCCCCTAACCAATATGCAAATGAGGCCAATTTTATGGGTCATTATGTTGGTACAGGCCCTGAAATTTGGAAACAAACAGATGGAAAAGTCACTCATTTCTTTACTGGTGTTGGAACTGGTGGAACAATCACCGGAATTGGTGCATATCTTAAAGAAAAAAATCCACATATTCAAATAATTGGTTGTCAACCACAACAAAATCATCTTATTCAAGGATGGAGAAATTTTGAAGAGTCGGCAAAACCTGATTTATTTTTAAAACGCGAAAACATAGTTGACGATTGGGTATCTGTTGATAATGACGAAGCTTTTTCAGTTGTAAAAGATGTACTTAGAAAAGATAAATTATTAATTAGTCCTTCTTCTGCCGCTGTTTATGCCTGTATGAAAAAATATCCTGTGGATGGAGAGGCATGTATAGTTGGAATATTTGCAGATGATGGAAGAAAATTCAAAAGTGTTTATTCTACACAAAACATAATGACTGAAACCGAATTTGATGATGCTTTAAAAGAAGCAAAACATATGTCTGAACTGGCATACTAA
- a CDS encoding P-II family nitrogen regulator has product MKLFDVKLLTVTCEILAQKNILEILNKHGITGYTLYEVDGNGSKGVRGQGFKNEKNLKIEIISTEARLKDIVEEITRSLFSDFAIIVYLSDVQVLRPEKFI; this is encoded by the coding sequence ATGAAACTATTTGATGTTAAATTACTAACTGTAACATGTGAGATACTTGCTCAAAAAAATATTTTAGAAATACTAAACAAACATGGTATTACAGGATATACATTGTATGAGGTTGATGGAAATGGGTCTAAAGGAGTTAGAGGACAGGGATTTAAAAATGAAAAAAATCTAAAGATAGAAATTATTTCCACAGAAGCAAGGCTAAAAGACATAGTTGAAGAAATTACACGTTCTCTATTTTCAGATTTTGCAATTATAGTATATCTTTCAGATGTTCAAGTACTAAGACCAGAAAAATTCATCTGA
- a CDS encoding sodium-dependent bicarbonate transport family permease has product MDILGLIQANILTPVVLFFILGVVAARIKSDLKMPDAISEFLPIYLLAAIGLHGGLEMRNTGFSDILIPMIVAIGLSLVFTLNHYQILRRLGKFNIFDSYALASTYGAVGAVTFSVGLSFLKNQGVESEGYLAAILAVLEPVSFILAIFLTNMAVSKQIQSKKQSLPEGTLDNNEKVVEQNKTNIFKVLHESITGKAIVILLGGIVIGYLIGDKGFDSISIVFDELFTGAIAIFLLEMGIIAGQRLDDIKKVGLFLVTFSILLPTFNGIIGVLVATALGLSLGGAVMFGLLMASASFIAAPAVLRHAIPQAKPSLYITSALGITFPYNIIILLPIMFTVSSMLHNLEAPINLFNYLGINLI; this is encoded by the coding sequence ATGGATATTTTAGGGTTAATTCAAGCAAACATACTAACTCCAGTAGTATTATTTTTCATTTTAGGAGTTGTCGCAGCAAGAATAAAATCAGATTTGAAGATGCCTGATGCAATTTCAGAATTTTTGCCAATCTATCTTCTTGCAGCAATTGGCCTTCATGGAGGGTTGGAGATGAGAAATACTGGATTTTCAGATATATTAATTCCAATGATAGTAGCTATTGGACTTTCTTTAGTATTCACATTAAACCATTATCAAATATTAAGAAGGCTTGGAAAATTCAATATTTTTGATTCGTACGCTCTCGCGTCAACATATGGAGCAGTAGGAGCCGTAACTTTTTCAGTAGGATTATCATTTTTGAAAAATCAAGGTGTAGAATCAGAAGGATATCTTGCAGCAATTTTGGCAGTATTGGAACCTGTAAGCTTTATTCTAGCAATATTTCTTACAAACATGGCAGTTTCAAAACAAATTCAATCAAAAAAACAATCACTACCAGAGGGAACGTTAGACAATAATGAAAAAGTAGTAGAACAAAATAAAACCAATATTTTCAAGGTACTACATGAATCAATAACAGGAAAAGCAATCGTAATTCTACTCGGAGGAATAGTAATTGGATATCTTATAGGGGATAAAGGATTTGATTCTATTAGCATAGTCTTTGACGAATTGTTTACAGGAGCTATTGCAATATTTTTGTTAGAGATGGGAATAATAGCAGGTCAAAGACTAGATGATATTAAAAAAGTGGGATTATTTTTAGTCACATTTTCAATATTACTTCCTACATTCAATGGAATTATTGGCGTACTTGTAGCGACTGCATTAGGATTGAGTCTAGGAGGAGCAGTGATGTTTGGATTATTGATGGCAAGTGCATCATTTATTGCTGCACCTGCAGTTTTAAGACATGCCATACCACAAGCAAAACCAAGCTTGTACATAACATCTGCACTTGGAATAACTTTTCCATATAACATCATAATTTTATTACCAATAATGTTTACAGTATCTTCAATGCTACATAATTTAGAAGCACCGATAAACTTATTCAATTATTTAGGAATTAATTTGATATGA
- the trxB gene encoding thioredoxin-disulfide reductase, whose amino-acid sequence MMAADSSATIQENKGDPPKMPDKKKTKFDIIIIGAGPSGYTAGIYSSRAGYDTLILSGILPGGQLVNTTEVENYPGFEKGIMGPDLMIEMRKQTQRMGTTIIDDEVVDVDFRHKPFKVLTASEEYEGRAVIIATGANPRKIGLEGEQTFAGKGVSYCATCDGPFFRNQELIVVGGGDSAIEEATFLTKFATTVHLVHRREELRASKIMQERAFNNNKIKFHWNQEIIDIKGDQKMRQAVLKNIKTGEEKTLDVGGLFVAIGHEPNTKLFKKQIELDNEGYIILKNKTHTNIEGVFAAGDVHDRNYRQAITAAGYGCMAAIDVDKYLTEKS is encoded by the coding sequence ATGATGGCAGCAGACTCTAGTGCAACAATTCAAGAAAACAAAGGAGATCCACCTAAAATGCCTGATAAAAAGAAAACAAAATTTGACATAATAATTATCGGAGCTGGGCCTTCAGGATATACAGCTGGGATTTATAGTTCAAGAGCAGGGTATGACACACTGATTTTATCTGGAATATTGCCTGGCGGTCAACTAGTAAACACCACTGAAGTTGAAAATTATCCAGGATTTGAAAAAGGAATTATGGGTCCGGATTTAATGATTGAAATGAGAAAACAAACACAAAGAATGGGAACAACAATTATTGATGATGAAGTAGTTGATGTAGATTTTAGACATAAACCATTCAAAGTTCTAACAGCATCAGAAGAATATGAAGGAAGAGCAGTAATTATTGCAACTGGGGCAAATCCTAGAAAAATAGGATTGGAGGGTGAACAAACATTTGCAGGAAAAGGAGTTTCATATTGTGCCACATGTGATGGACCATTTTTTAGAAATCAAGAGTTGATAGTAGTTGGAGGTGGAGATTCAGCAATTGAAGAAGCCACATTTCTCACCAAATTTGCTACAACAGTTCATCTGGTTCACCGACGAGAGGAATTACGAGCAAGTAAAATAATGCAAGAAAGAGCATTCAACAATAACAAAATAAAATTTCATTGGAATCAAGAGATCATAGACATTAAAGGAGATCAAAAAATGCGTCAAGCGGTATTAAAAAATATCAAAACAGGTGAAGAAAAAACACTTGATGTAGGAGGCCTTTTTGTTGCAATTGGACATGAACCAAATACCAAACTTTTCAAAAAACAAATTGAACTAGATAATGAAGGATACATAATTTTGAAAAATAAAACTCATACAAATATCGAAGGAGTTTTTGCAGCAGGAGATGTACATGATAGAAATTACAGACAGGCAATTACAGCAGCAGGATATGGATGCATGGCTGCAATTGATGTAGACAAGTATCTTACAGAAAAATCATAA